Genomic DNA from Flavobacterium sp. N502540:
TTACCTCATCGGCAGAGATTTTGTACGCCAGCATACGATCCGGTTTCAGCCAGATACGCATAGCATATTCACGAGTTCCCAAGATATCTCCGGAACCGATACCATTTACCCTTTTCAATTCTGAAAGTACGTTGATATCAGCATAGTTGTACAAGAACTTCATATCGGTATTTTTGTCTGTACTGTAAAGGTTCACGTACATCAACATACTTGGTACTTCTCGGGTAATTTTTATACCCTCTCTAATTACCAATGGAGGTAATTTATTGGTAACCGAAGCTACACGGTTCTGAACGTTAATCGCCGCTTGGTTGGGATCTGTCCCTAAGTTAAAAACTACTTTTATTGTTGCCTCACCATCATTTCCGGCATCAGAAGACATGTATTTCATTCCCGGAACTCCGTTTAAAGCTCTTTCTAAAGGAATAATAACTGCCTTGATCATCAATTCACCATTAGATCCGGGATAATCTGCAGTAACATTCACCATTGGTGGTGAGATTGTAGGGAATTGCGTGATAGGTAAATTCAATACCGACAATACTCCTAAAAAGACAATTATAAGCGATATTACTATCGACAGTACAGGTCTTTGAATAAATTTATTAAACATTTTTTATTTTTTTAATGATTAAACCTATTCTGCTTTTAAGCGTAAATTGTTCATTACCGCTTTAGGAGATTGGAATTCATATTTGATTTTGTCGTTCTCTTTTACTTTTTGAACTCCTTCAAGTAAAATTTTATCGGTATCGGCAAGTCCGGTTCTGATCACATACAAATCAGGGATTTCGCCTGTTATTGTGATTTCTCTTGAATTTACTTTATTGTTTTTATCGATCACAAAAACATATTTTTTATCCTGAATTTCGTAAGTCGCTTTTTGAGGGATTACGATGGCATTCTTAAGCGGAACAATCATCTGAACCTGTCCTGTTTCTCCATTTCTAAGCAATTTTCCTGAATTAGGGAAACGTGCTCTGAATGCAATATTTCCGGTTTCATTATTAAATTCGCTTTCGATAACTTCTACATTTCCTTTTTCTTTAAAAGTTTCACCGTTAGCCAAAACCAAGCTTACTCTGTTATCAGCGCGGTCTTTTACATCGGTTTGATATTGCAGATATTCCGGTTCTGAAACATTGAAATAAGCAAACATCTGACTATTGTCTGAAAGACTCGTCATCAATTCACCTTCATCAATAAGGCTTCCTAATTTTAATGGAATACGATCGATAGTTCCGTCAAACGGAGCTCTGATTTCTGTAAATGACAAATGAAGTTTTGCCAGCGCAACTTCGGCTTTTGCAGATTGCAATTTTGCTTGTGCTACACTTAATTCGTTCTTAGAAACGATATTTTTATCTGCCAGTAATTTGGCATTTTGAAGTTCTATTTCTACTGATTTTTGTTCAGCTTGTGCTTTTAATAATTCTGCCTGATACATATTTGGCATAATTTTAAACAACAGCTGTCCTTTTTTTACAAATTGTCCTTCATCCACAAAGATGTTTTGTAAAAAACCTTTTTCCTGAGCACGGATCTCAATGTTACGTACTGATTTGATTTGTGAAACGTACTGTTTCGTAAACGAAGTGTCTATTTTTACCGGATTGGTAACAACAAATTTTTCTACTTCTTCTTTTTCTTCTTTTTTAGTTGTACAACTAGTTAGGCACACCAGGGCAATTAAGCCTGTGAACAAGATAATTCTTTTCATGATTTTAATGGAAATTAAGCGATTGAGTGCTTGGAATACAGTGATTCCTTTAGATGAAAAAATGCATCAGGCTCCCCTAGTCAGAACTTAACTTTCATATAAGATGAAGTAGCAAAAAATACATCAACAAAATATGCAGATCACAACTTAGGCAACCGATGTATATTGTTGAATCAAATTCTTAATACTCGTTGAGTAATGTAGATAGGATTTGAGTTGCCAAAGAATGGCAAGAAGATTTTAAAACGATTATAATCGTTTGCAGCAGTCTGACTGGTAGCAAAGGAAAGATACCAACTGTCAAGTAAGCTGTAATTTGTTGCAAACAAATGGTTTGAAAGGCCACCTTTAAGATCATCACTTCCAAGGCATTCTTCTTCAGTATCACAGTCAGCATCTTCTATGATTGAACTGCCCTGATCCTGATTGGTGAATTTCACACGGTGTCTTTTCTCAAGATGATGAGAATGAGAGTCTTTAGGAGTACCCGCATTAAGATATTGCCCTCCGCCAAGCAGAAGCAAATTCATAAATACTAAAAAGACTATTAACTTTCTCATTTGGGTGCGAAAGTAAGGAAAGTATCGAAAGAAAAAAAGATTTTTTTATAAGCTTTAACATTTAATAAAACACGAAAACGTTTTCAGGGTTCTAATAGGCTGAAATTGTGATAAAAAGATATTCTTTCTTGCTGAAAAATCATAAAAAATTGAGTCTGATTCAGAATCAAATTGGGAACCTTTCAAAAATCCGAAAAAAACTACAAAAATCGCAAACAACTGACGTTGTTTCTTTTATTTCAAAAAATACGCCCTGTTTTCTAAAGTAAAATCTCCATTATGGTAAATTCCTGTCCTGCTTTTGCAAAAACCTGCCCCGTATCCTGCAGGCCTAATTTCTCATAAAAAGCTTTTTTGCTAACTCTGGCGTTACACCAAACTTTTTTCAATTTCTTTTCTTTTGCTAATTGCAAAATATATTTTACAAGTTCAGAACCTATGCCTTTCCCCTGATATTCTTCCAGCGTAGCCAGCTTTCTGAACTGCATTTCGTCATCATTGATGAAACAGGAAACAATTGAAACCAGCTTACCTTCTACAAAAAAGCCAAAGTGTAATCCTAAAACATCTTCTTCTAACTTTACAAACTCAAATGGCTGATCCGGCCACATTACTTCATGTCTGATTTGCCAGGTCTCTGAAGCTTCTATTGTTTTGATTCTCATCGTTCTGCTTATTACTGTTTTACACACAAAGATATTTCATAAAAATAAAAAAAGGGAATCTAAGTTGATTCCCTTTTGCACTATTCTACTTTTATATAAAATCGCTCTGTATTATTGTCGGTTATTTTTTCAATACCCTCATCTCCCTTCTTACCAACATTAATGACATGTAATTCATTTCCATTTATGGTGCAATTCCAAACTGTACCATCAGATAAAATAATGTCCGAAAACAATGCATCTGATTTCTCTTTGTTGTAATACACTAATTTCTCAGACTTAATAAGTTTTTTTTCCTGCGTTTTCTTATTTTTCTCATACGAAAAGATTTCATCATCCTTAATCTCAATTAATTCCTCAAAATCTTTCTGAGAAGCTGCATTGTTTTGATTAGCAGCCCAAACCGGCTTATCTCCAACCATCTTCCAGGTACCAATAGCCTGCTTTAAAAGATGTTCTCTCAAAACTGTTCTTAAGGTATCTACTTTTTTAATCGATTCCTGACCTATTGCATTATCAGGTTTAATTTTTGAGGCAACGTAAAATAAGTCAATCGCTTTCTTATAATCCGCTTTTTCATAGTAATCTAAAGCTAATTCATATCTGCTTTTCTGAAATGCGATTTTAGCGTTATTTTGAGCAAAATTTTTAAAAGAGATTAATAAAACAATAAAAAATAGTTTCTTTTTCATTAATAATGTAGGTTTTCATTTTTTTTGCAAACCTAGTTTTTTAATAGCAGACTTCCATCTCCTTTTTAACTTTTTTTTAATTCAAATATAAGAATTTACTTATAAAATATTACAAAAGAAACTAAACAACTCTGATTACCATATAGTTACCTCCAATTTTTACTATTTTACCCTATAATTTAGACTGAAAATAAATTTAAAACCTCCATTGCTTTATCTGTGTCTTTTTTAGCCACAAAGATATGATCATGATAAAAAGCAGCCACAACATTGCAGCCAATACCATTCTCAGAAAGCGCTTTAGAAAAAGCCGCTGTTAAACCTACTGCTTCTAATGAAGAATGCACAGTAAGTGTGATCCAGGACATCACAACGGAATAATCCAAATTCAAAACCTCTGCCATTTCTTTTTTCAATATTAAAGTAGTTGCTTCTTTTTCTTTGAAGAACATTACAATATCATCGATAGATAAGTTCTCGATCTTTTCTACTTTACAAAAGACATAATCTCCTAAATTATGCTGAGGTTTCATGCTTTTCAACAATTTTTCTAAATCTTTCTCTCCCGCCATTTTGTTTTTTTTAAACGAATTTTATTTAAGTTTTTCCAGTTTTACTTTTGTTTCAGACGCATTTTCATCCAAAGCCAAGGCCTTTTCATAACTAACAATGGCATTTTTCTTATCTCCGTTTACTTCATAAAAATCTCCAAGTGAATCATATACATTTGCACTTTTAGGATAATTGGCAACATTTAACTTAAACAGATAGCCTGCCAAATCCATATCTTTTTTTCCTAAAGACTGGTAGCCATATGCATTAACTGTATTTTCAGGGACATGAACTGTATAACCCAAATGTTTTGAAACATTCTCAAAGTGTTTTTCAATCTTAGTAAACACCGCTTTATTAAAATTAAACTGCTCAGAGATGGAAAGTTTTAACTGATTGAACTTAAATAGAAAACGCAGACCATCATAAGTCGCAATTAACGGCACAGATCCGTGATTATCATCGCTGTAATATTGGTACTCATAATTCAGATTACTTTTTTTATTGTTCTCTAAAAAATCATTGAAATCTAAAATTGAACGGATATGTTTGGTAAGAAGTGATGTATCTTCTCTAACTTTTTCAATATTCATACCCTCATCCATCGTATTTGCAGCTGCCATAAATAAGGAAACTTTTGACAGGTTTTTATTGGCTAATTTTTTCTTCGTTTCTGTTAAAAACTTCTGACGATCCCACCACAAACTTGGATCGATCGCAATATAAGAGTTAAACAAGTCGGTATGATTAGTCAGGATATTCAAGGCTGTCAGTCCTCCGAAAGAATGTCCAATCAAGGTTTTAAAAGGTGCTGCGGGGTATTTACTGTCGATATACGGAATCAATTCTTTCTGAAGAAATTCAACAAATTTTTCTCCTCCTCCAGACTGATCACTGAGGCTTTGGGGTACAAACGGGGGATCTACATCCGAATGTGTTGGGGTTAAATCACGATTCCTAATGGTGTTTGTTATACCAACTATAATCATTTCAGGACAATTTGTGTTTCCGTTTGTCTCGCTTAATTCTTCAATAATTCCCACAACTGAACTAAAGTGTCCTTCTGCATCCAACAAATAAACTACGGGATACTTTTGTTTTGCTGAACCTATATTTCGTGCACTTTTAGGAAGATGAATCCATATTTTCCTATTTTCATTCAAAATTTTAGACGAAATACTATCTATGGTTCCTATTTCAATTTTAGTCTTATTCTGAGAAAAGGCAAAACCCGTCACCAATACGAATAAACTGAAGAATAGTATTTTTTTTCTAAAAACAATTTGCAAACTTTCCATCACTTTTTAACTGATTTAAAATTCGTTACTAAAAATTTAACATTCGCTTCTATTACAAACAAAAGCCGCCTTTTCTACTGAAAAAAGCGGCTTCTATTGTATTCTTTTAATTTACGGACCAATTGTTATCTAATGGGCTCGCATCCATAAAAATTCCTCCGTCAAGAGCCACTTTTTTGATTGGCTTACTGCTCTTAACTGTTATAGTTGCAAGTTTTTGATTTGCTTCCCAAACAGCCGGTGTATGATGAATCGTTTCTGTCGTGTTATCTGTATAAGTCACAATCATATCAAACGGAATGGCAAAACCACCAATATTAGCAACCGTAACAACATTCTTAGCGACCTTTTTCACTGAAAGATCTAAGTAATTATTAGAGAAGAACCAATTGTTAAAAAACCAATTCAGATTTTTCCCTGAAGCTGTATTCATCGAATTAAAATAATCCCACGGAATTGGGTGTTTTCCGTTCCAGTTGTCCATGTATGCATGTAATGATTTTTTAAATAAATCATCCCCCAGCAAATCTTTTAAAGCAAGGTAAGACAGGGAAGCTTTTCCATAAGAGTTATTCCCGTAGCCCGCGCCTGAAACTTGTGTCGACATTGAAATTATTGGCTGATCTTCTTCTGCAGACGGATCTTTTATGTAGCCTGTTACTCTAAATTCTTTATAAAACTTATCTGCAGCTTCTTTTCCATGTTCAGCAATTCCAATCAGGTATTCAAAAGTTGTTGCCCAGCCTTCGTCCATAAAAGCATAACGCGTTTCGTTGATTCCCATATAAAAAGGAAAATAAGTATGAGCTACTTCATGATCCTGAACCAATTGCGCAAAAACAGGATCACCCATTTGCGAATCATTACACATCATTGGATACTCCATATCGGCAAAACCCTGAAAAGCGGTCATCTTAGAAAATGGATAGGGAACTCCCGGCCAGCTGTGTGAAAAGAAACTTAATGCAAATTGATTGTTTTTCACCGAATCAACAAAATCAGTTCCTTTGACATCGTAAGCTGCCTGAACGCTTGCACGGCGGTTTGTTTTTTTATCTACTATTACACTGCTCGCATCCCACAAATAGTGATCGCTTAAACCAAAACAAACATCTGTAATATTTTTAGCTTCAAACTTCCAGGTATTCCAGTCGTTTTGTTTGGTCACCACACCACTTTTTAATTCCTGCTCATTGGCAATGTGCAGAATTTCATCAGTTATGTACGATTTTTTTAGACGAGCCGAGAATTCCGGTTGCAGAACCTCGTCCGGATTTAAGAAATCACCGGTAGCATAAACCACATAGTTTTTAGGCGCTTTAACGCTAAAACTATAATCATTAAAATCGTTATAAAATTCCTGACGGTCGGTGTGTGGTAATCTGTCCCAGCCATTATAGTCATCAAAAACACTCACACGTGGATAACTGTAGGCTACAAAAAAAGTAGTTTCGTCTATTTGCCCTTCTCTTCCACTCTCTTTAGACAGCGGATAATTCCAATCGATTGTAATAGTTGTTTTTGAGTTTGGTGCAATAGGTTTCATTAATTTTACATTTCCTACGGTTCCCCAACCTTTAGCATCTTCTTTATAG
This window encodes:
- a CDS encoding ACT domain-containing protein; its protein translation is MAGEKDLEKLLKSMKPQHNLGDYVFCKVEKIENLSIDDIVMFFKEKEATTLILKKEMAEVLNLDYSVVMSWITLTVHSSLEAVGLTAAFSKALSENGIGCNVVAAFYHDHIFVAKKDTDKAMEVLNLFSV
- a CDS encoding efflux RND transporter periplasmic adaptor subunit, whose amino-acid sequence is MKRIILFTGLIALVCLTSCTTKKEEKEEVEKFVVTNPVKIDTSFTKQYVSQIKSVRNIEIRAQEKGFLQNIFVDEGQFVKKGQLLFKIMPNMYQAELLKAQAEQKSVEIELQNAKLLADKNIVSKNELSVAQAKLQSAKAEVALAKLHLSFTEIRAPFDGTIDRIPLKLGSLIDEGELMTSLSDNSQMFAYFNVSEPEYLQYQTDVKDRADNRVSLVLANGETFKEKGNVEVIESEFNNETGNIAFRARFPNSGKLLRNGETGQVQMIVPLKNAIVIPQKATYEIQDKKYVFVIDKNNKVNSREITITGEIPDLYVIRTGLADTDKILLEGVQKVKENDKIKYEFQSPKAVMNNLRLKAE
- a CDS encoding M1 family metallopeptidase, which produces MKKGLFYFASITFLFLAQESFAQELYMPRNIKKAYAKGTRSTDGKPGKNYWQNHGKYTMDIMVDPKTRLVSGTETIVYENNSKDSLKNLVVRFVNNLHKPSSPRGGSVSNDFLSEGLTITSLNIAGQAYKEDAKGWGTVGNVKLMKPIAPNSKTTITIDWNYPLSKESGREGQIDETTFFVAYSYPRVSVFDDYNGWDRLPHTDRQEFYNDFNDYSFSVKAPKNYVVYATGDFLNPDEVLQPEFSARLKKSYITDEILHIANEQELKSGVVTKQNDWNTWKFEAKNITDVCFGLSDHYLWDASSVIVDKKTNRRASVQAAYDVKGTDFVDSVKNNQFALSFFSHSWPGVPYPFSKMTAFQGFADMEYPMMCNDSQMGDPVFAQLVQDHEVAHTYFPFYMGINETRYAFMDEGWATTFEYLIGIAEHGKEAADKFYKEFRVTGYIKDPSAEEDQPIISMSTQVSGAGYGNNSYGKASLSYLALKDLLGDDLFKKSLHAYMDNWNGKHPIPWDYFNSMNTASGKNLNWFFNNWFFSNNYLDLSVKKVAKNVVTVANIGGFAIPFDMIVTYTDNTTETIHHTPAVWEANQKLATITVKSSKPIKKVALDGGIFMDASPLDNNWSVN
- a CDS encoding alpha/beta hydrolase-fold protein; the encoded protein is MESLQIVFRKKILFFSLFVLVTGFAFSQNKTKIEIGTIDSISSKILNENRKIWIHLPKSARNIGSAKQKYPVVYLLDAEGHFSSVVGIIEELSETNGNTNCPEMIIVGITNTIRNRDLTPTHSDVDPPFVPQSLSDQSGGGEKFVEFLQKELIPYIDSKYPAAPFKTLIGHSFGGLTALNILTNHTDLFNSYIAIDPSLWWDRQKFLTETKKKLANKNLSKVSLFMAAANTMDEGMNIEKVREDTSLLTKHIRSILDFNDFLENNKKSNLNYEYQYYSDDNHGSVPLIATYDGLRFLFKFNQLKLSISEQFNFNKAVFTKIEKHFENVSKHLGYTVHVPENTVNAYGYQSLGKKDMDLAGYLFKLNVANYPKSANVYDSLGDFYEVNGDKKNAIVSYEKALALDENASETKVKLEKLK
- a CDS encoding GNAT family N-acetyltransferase; protein product: MRIKTIEASETWQIRHEVMWPDQPFEFVKLEEDVLGLHFGFFVEGKLVSIVSCFINDDEMQFRKLATLEEYQGKGIGSELVKYILQLAKEKKLKKVWCNARVSKKAFYEKLGLQDTGQVFAKAGQEFTIMEILL